A stretch of the Tannerella serpentiformis genome encodes the following:
- the uxaC gene encoding glucuronate isomerase, with amino-acid sequence MIRSFLDANFLLRTDTAVELYRRHAEKLPVADYHTRLRADLIAANQPVADLTTLWLDTDPDKWRLMRAGGVSEDYISGNRTPYEKFEKWAEILPQAMRHPIYHQAHMELNRVFGIGETLKPSNARDIYESCTAKLQTPEYLPQAILRRLRIETLATTDDPADSLNAHLTLRETGGADALRIIPTWAPDRVLDLRHPEHYNLYLDQLAAASDTVISTYNDLLTALRRRHKAFGEAGCVATLHRLTTFPDAPSADDAQVAHEALRKVREGGEPTADECLSFRAVLLRDLAEMDAEAGRMQMFHVGTLRDLHPRLYKKIGPDAGFDAPTDRPTAEQMARFFARLDADGALPETIVSCDRLSDAPSVADVAACFAGRGLRVQYAPAGWHIGRPGALETHLDVMTTEGLVAQSVGFASGARTLLAPVRHEYFRRVICDVFGREVEQGLLPHGDLATVKRTIENICSTNARRLMNC; translated from the coding sequence ATGATACGCTCCTTCCTCGACGCCAATTTCCTACTCCGCACCGACACGGCCGTAGAGCTCTACCGCCGTCACGCCGAGAAGCTCCCCGTAGCTGACTACCATACGCGGCTCCGCGCCGACCTCATCGCCGCCAACCAACCCGTGGCGGATCTCACCACCCTCTGGCTCGACACCGACCCCGACAAATGGCGCCTGATGCGTGCCGGCGGGGTGTCTGAAGACTATATCTCGGGCAATCGTACGCCCTACGAGAAGTTCGAGAAGTGGGCCGAGATCCTACCGCAAGCCATGCGCCACCCGATCTATCATCAGGCGCACATGGAGCTGAACCGCGTGTTCGGCATCGGCGAGACGCTCAAGCCCTCCAACGCCCGCGACATCTACGAGTCCTGCACCGCCAAGCTGCAAACGCCCGAGTACCTGCCACAGGCCATCCTCCGACGCCTACGCATCGAGACGCTGGCTACGACGGACGATCCCGCCGACAGCCTCAATGCCCACCTTACGCTGCGTGAGACTGGCGGTGCTGATGCTCTCCGCATCATCCCCACTTGGGCGCCCGACCGTGTGCTCGACCTCCGCCACCCGGAGCATTACAACCTCTACCTCGACCAACTGGCCGCCGCATCCGACACCGTAATCTCGACCTACAACGACCTGCTCACCGCACTCCGCAGGCGGCACAAAGCCTTTGGCGAAGCTGGCTGTGTGGCCACGTTGCATCGGCTGACCACCTTCCCCGACGCACCGAGCGCCGATGACGCGCAAGTGGCCCATGAGGCGCTGCGTAAGGTGCGCGAGGGTGGTGAACCGACAGCGGACGAGTGCCTCAGCTTCCGTGCCGTATTGCTCCGCGATCTGGCGGAGATGGACGCCGAGGCGGGACGTATGCAGATGTTCCACGTTGGTACGCTCCGTGACCTTCATCCACGACTCTACAAGAAAATCGGCCCTGACGCAGGCTTTGACGCACCGACAGACCGGCCTACAGCGGAACAGATGGCGCGCTTCTTTGCTCGGCTCGATGCCGACGGCGCCCTACCGGAGACGATCGTCAGTTGTGACCGTCTGTCCGACGCGCCATCGGTGGCGGACGTAGCCGCATGCTTCGCAGGCCGAGGACTGCGTGTGCAGTATGCGCCAGCGGGATGGCATATCGGACGCCCCGGGGCACTCGAGACACATCTCGACGTGATGACGACGGAAGGACTCGTCGCACAGTCGGTCGGGTTTGCCTCCGGAGCACGCACGCTGCTGGCTCCGGTACGGCACGAGTATTTCCGCCGTGTGATCTGCGACGTCTTCGGCCGCGAGGTGGAGCAGGGTCTGCTGCCTCACGGCGACTTAGCGACCGTGAAGCGTACGATAGAAAACATCTGTAGCACCAATGCACGCCGCTTGATGAACTGTTAA
- a CDS encoding Na/Pi cotransporter family protein, giving the protein MNYSFLDFLTLLGSLGMFLYGMKIMSEGLQKVAGDKLRNILSVMTTNRFTGVLTGMLVTALIQSSSATTVMVVSFVNAGLLTLGQSISVIMGANVGTTVTAWVISFFGFKFDISILSLPLMGLAIPLMFAKKSNYKSLGEFILGFAFLFLGLSYLKDSVPDLQGNPEVLSFIQNYTSMGYLSLLIFLAIGTILTIIVQSSSATVAITLIMCTQGWMPFEMAAAMVLGENIGTTITANLAALSGNVSARRAALAHLMFNLFGVLWVMILFYPFCHTVEWLVTRFGPGDPHAMTNFIHSLDSQTVRLITSDEKLTDQHLISLREQLQAQQVAVSYGLSLFHTLFNVCNILVMIWFVKLYERICSALIKSPRESEDEEFQLKYISAGMLSTSELSLIQANKEIAVFSDRTYRMFGMIKTLLHETDSEKFLKTFVRVEKYEQISDRMEVEIANYLTRVLEGRLSAEGKNNIRVMLRAVSEIESIADSCNNIARTIKHRNDAKGHFTEEQNHSVEHMMSLTDAALVHMKDILHRQAGTRDDMVLSYNLENEINSYRNMLKNENIDNIDNKRYSYSDSVYYMDIISEYEKMGDYILNVVQAIVEKKF; this is encoded by the coding sequence ATGAACTACTCCTTTCTTGACTTTCTGACGCTCCTCGGCTCGCTCGGCATGTTCCTTTATGGCATGAAGATCATGAGTGAAGGCCTTCAGAAGGTAGCCGGCGATAAGCTGCGCAACATTCTCTCTGTGATGACGACTAACCGCTTCACGGGCGTCCTGACCGGTATGCTCGTGACGGCCCTGATCCAGTCCTCCAGCGCCACGACCGTCATGGTGGTCAGCTTTGTCAACGCCGGTTTGCTCACCCTCGGGCAGTCCATCAGCGTGATCATGGGCGCCAACGTCGGCACCACGGTCACGGCGTGGGTCATCTCCTTCTTCGGCTTCAAGTTCGACATCAGTATCCTCTCCCTGCCGCTCATGGGTCTGGCCATCCCGCTCATGTTCGCCAAGAAGAGCAACTACAAATCGCTCGGGGAGTTCATACTCGGGTTCGCCTTCCTCTTCCTCGGCCTGTCCTACCTGAAGGACTCTGTGCCCGACCTTCAGGGCAACCCTGAGGTGCTTTCCTTCATTCAGAACTACACGTCGATGGGCTACCTCTCGCTGCTCATCTTCCTGGCCATCGGTACGATCCTGACCATCATCGTACAGTCGTCCAGTGCCACGGTGGCCATCACCCTCATCATGTGTACCCAAGGCTGGATGCCGTTCGAAATGGCCGCTGCGATGGTGCTCGGTGAGAATATCGGTACGACCATCACGGCCAATCTGGCCGCCCTCTCGGGCAACGTCTCCGCCCGCCGTGCCGCCTTGGCCCACCTTATGTTCAACCTCTTCGGCGTGCTCTGGGTGATGATCCTCTTCTACCCCTTCTGCCACACGGTCGAGTGGCTCGTGACGCGCTTCGGCCCCGGCGATCCGCACGCCATGACGAACTTCATCCACTCGCTCGACAGCCAGACCGTCCGCCTCATCACCTCGGACGAGAAGCTCACCGATCAGCATCTGATCAGCCTCCGCGAGCAGCTCCAGGCGCAACAAGTGGCCGTCTCCTACGGGCTCTCGCTCTTCCACACGCTGTTTAATGTCTGCAACATCCTTGTCATGATCTGGTTCGTCAAGCTCTACGAACGCATCTGCTCGGCACTCATCAAGTCGCCGCGCGAGAGCGAAGACGAGGAGTTCCAACTCAAATACATCTCGGCCGGTATGCTCTCCACCTCTGAGCTCTCGCTCATACAGGCCAACAAAGAGATTGCGGTCTTTAGCGACCGCACCTATCGCATGTTTGGCATGATCAAGACGTTGCTCCACGAGACCGACAGCGAGAAGTTCCTCAAGACCTTCGTCCGTGTCGAGAAATACGAGCAGATCAGCGACCGCATGGAGGTGGAGATAGCCAACTACCTCACCCGTGTGCTTGAAGGCCGACTCAGCGCCGAGGGTAAGAACAACATCCGCGTCATGCTCCGTGCCGTCTCCGAGATTGAGAGTATCGCTGACTCCTGCAACAACATCGCCCGCACCATCAAGCATCGCAACGACGCCAAGGGCCATTTCACGGAGGAGCAGAACCACAGCGTGGAGCACATGATGAGCCTCACCGATGCCGCCCTGGTGCACATGAAGGACATCCTGCACCGTCAGGCCGGCACGCGAGACGACATGGTGCTCTCCTACAACCTCGAGAACGAGATCAACTCCTATCGGAACATGCTCAAAAACGAGAACATCGACAACATCGACAACAAGCGCTACAGCTATTCCGACTCTGTCTACTACATGGACATCATCTCTGAGTATGAAAAGATGGGTGACTACATCCTCAACGTCGTCCAAGCCATTGTCGAAAAGAAGTTCTGA
- a CDS encoding nucleoside kinase: MLTPTTFTPDESRVDSIEIYCKNTEQTVRVPVGATLEAIYEAAGRPLRYPPLGARVNKRVEGLTYRCWNPKDVEFVDYTHPSGYRIYLRSLCFILVKAVYDLYPSRPFSLEHPVSKGLYCAFEHREPMTEDDVRRIKQRMQEIIGEDRPFVRYVVRTEDALATFREKGMNDRALLIETAGMAYTTYYGLNGYIDYFYGCLTPSSGRIPLFDLIPYADGVLLQLPQREDPTRLYPLVPQQKMFNAYKQHLQLQRTVGVNYVGDLNRAVSEGHARDIIMVSEAMQEKQIAQIADDIARRYREDGVRIVLISGPSSSGKTTFCKRLQVQLVTNLLHPLGISLDDYYVNREDTPRDDDGAYDFESLYAIDLPYFHRDLERLLRGDEIELPSFDFSSGRRVFRGDMLQIRDNSVLILEGIHGLNPELTAHIPPERIYRIYVSALTTISLDGHNWIPTSDNRLLRRIVRDYHYRGYSARETIAMWPKVRRGDDRWVFPYQENADAMFNSAMIYELAALRRYAEPVLSEIRERDAESAEAYRLLRFLRYFNYIPIEELPATSLLREFLGGGVFRY, from the coding sequence ATGCTTACCCCCACCACATTTACCCCCGACGAAAGCCGGGTGGACTCCATTGAGATCTACTGCAAAAACACCGAGCAGACCGTCCGCGTCCCCGTCGGTGCCACCCTCGAAGCCATCTATGAGGCCGCCGGTCGACCCCTACGTTACCCGCCCCTCGGCGCACGGGTCAACAAGCGCGTAGAGGGCCTCACCTATCGCTGCTGGAACCCGAAGGACGTCGAGTTTGTCGACTACACCCACCCCTCGGGCTACCGCATCTACCTGCGCTCCCTCTGCTTCATCCTCGTCAAGGCCGTCTATGACCTCTATCCCTCGCGCCCCTTCAGCCTCGAGCACCCCGTGTCGAAAGGTCTCTACTGTGCCTTCGAACACCGCGAACCGATGACCGAGGACGACGTCCGCCGCATCAAGCAGCGCATGCAGGAGATCATCGGCGAGGATCGCCCCTTCGTCCGCTACGTCGTCCGCACCGAGGATGCCCTGGCCACCTTCCGTGAGAAGGGCATGAACGACCGTGCCCTGCTCATCGAGACCGCCGGCATGGCCTACACCACCTATTACGGCCTCAACGGCTACATCGACTACTTCTACGGCTGCCTCACGCCCTCCTCCGGCCGCATCCCGCTCTTCGACCTCATCCCCTACGCTGACGGCGTCCTCCTGCAGCTGCCCCAGCGCGAAGACCCCACTCGGCTCTACCCCCTCGTGCCGCAGCAGAAGATGTTCAACGCCTACAAGCAGCACCTCCAGCTGCAGCGCACCGTGGGCGTGAATTACGTCGGCGACCTGAACCGGGCCGTCTCCGAGGGCCACGCCCGCGACATCATCATGGTCTCCGAGGCCATGCAGGAGAAGCAGATCGCACAGATTGCTGACGACATCGCCCGACGCTACCGCGAGGACGGCGTCCGCATCGTCCTAATCTCCGGCCCCTCATCGTCCGGCAAGACCACCTTCTGCAAACGCCTTCAGGTGCAGCTCGTCACCAACCTGCTCCACCCTCTGGGCATCTCCCTCGACGACTACTACGTCAACCGCGAGGACACCCCCCGCGACGACGACGGCGCCTACGACTTCGAGTCCCTCTACGCCATCGACCTCCCCTATTTCCACCGCGACCTCGAGCGCCTCCTCCGCGGCGACGAGATCGAGCTGCCCTCGTTCGACTTCTCCTCCGGCCGACGCGTCTTCCGTGGCGACATGCTCCAAATCCGTGACAACTCCGTCCTCATCCTCGAGGGCATCCACGGCCTCAACCCCGAGCTCACGGCCCACATCCCGCCCGAGCGCATCTATCGCATCTACGTCTCGGCCCTGACCACCATCTCGCTCGACGGCCACAACTGGATCCCCACGTCCGACAACCGTCTGCTCCGCCGCATCGTCCGCGACTACCACTATCGCGGCTACTCCGCCCGCGAGACGATCGCCATGTGGCCCAAGGTGCGCCGCGGCGACGACCGCTGGGTCTTCCCCTACCAGGAGAACGCCGACGCGATGTTCAACAGCGCCATGATCTACGAGCTGGCCGCCCTCCGCCGCTACGCCGAGCCCGTCCTGAGCGAGATCCGCGAGCGTGACGCCGAGAGCGCCGAGGCCTACCGCCTGCTCCGCTTCCTCCGCTACTTCAACTACATCCCCATCGAGGAGCTGCCCGCCACCTCGCTCCTCCGCGAGTTCCTCGGCGGCGGTGTCTTCCGCTACTGA
- a CDS encoding DUF4492 domain-containing protein, producing MTVENNRPRNPLVRVARFYIDGFRQMTWGRTLWILILVKLIIMFVVLRMIFFPRFLSRFDTEGERRQYVSEELIHRATP from the coding sequence ATGACTGTAGAGAACAACCGCCCCCGCAACCCCTTGGTACGCGTCGCACGCTTCTACATCGACGGCTTCCGGCAGATGACCTGGGGGCGCACGCTGTGGATTCTGATCCTGGTGAAGCTGATCATCATGTTTGTCGTGTTGCGCATGATCTTCTTCCCCCGCTTCCTGAGCCGCTTCGACACGGAGGGCGAGCGCCGGCAGTATGTCTCCGAAGAACTCATCCACCGCGCGACACCCTGA
- a CDS encoding cytochrome ubiquinol oxidase subunit I, translating into MQQLDTSLIDWSRAQFALTAIYHWLFVPLTIGLGVVMALMETMYVRTGRAFWKQTTKFWMKLFGINFAIGVATGLILEFEFGTNWSNYSWFVGDIFGAPLAIEGIVAFFMEATFVAVMYFGWGKVSRGMHLASTWLTVIGATLSALWILVANAWMQYPVGMQFNPETVRNEMFDFWAVALSPMAVNKFLHTVTSSWVLGAVFVVGVSSWFLLRNRHREFAVQSIRVAAIFGLVASGLAVLTGDGSAYNVAQFQPMKLAAMEGLYKGTNGAGLVAVGILNPAKQSHADSTDPFVMKVEIPYALSYLAERDLDAFVPGITDLIEGGYTTRSGARALSVEERIASGRLAIAALADYRKALAAKDEEAMRTSRAVLEENFPNFGYGYIKDPAELIPPVGLTFYAFHVMVALGGYFVLMFLLVLWLGRKNRIASHRWLQTVCLWTIPLAFVASQSGWIVAEAGRQPWVIQDLMPTTAAVSKLQTGSVQLTFFLFLILFTVLLVAELRIMTRAIKQGPDMES; encoded by the coding sequence ATGCAACAATTGGATACTTCTTTGATCGACTGGTCGCGGGCGCAGTTTGCGCTGACGGCCATCTATCACTGGCTGTTTGTGCCGCTCACGATCGGGCTGGGCGTCGTCATGGCCTTGATGGAGACGATGTACGTCCGCACGGGGCGGGCGTTTTGGAAACAGACGACCAAGTTCTGGATGAAGCTCTTCGGCATCAACTTCGCCATCGGCGTGGCCACGGGGCTGATTCTGGAGTTTGAGTTCGGCACTAACTGGTCGAACTACAGCTGGTTCGTGGGCGACATCTTCGGTGCGCCGCTGGCCATCGAGGGCATTGTGGCCTTCTTCATGGAGGCCACGTTTGTGGCCGTGATGTATTTCGGCTGGGGCAAGGTGAGCCGTGGCATGCACCTGGCTTCTACGTGGCTGACGGTCATCGGGGCCACCCTCTCGGCGCTGTGGATCCTTGTGGCCAACGCGTGGATGCAGTACCCCGTGGGCATGCAGTTCAACCCGGAGACGGTGCGCAACGAGATGTTCGACTTCTGGGCCGTGGCACTCTCGCCGATGGCGGTGAACAAGTTCCTGCACACCGTGACCTCGTCGTGGGTCTTGGGCGCCGTGTTTGTGGTGGGCGTCAGCAGTTGGTTCCTGCTCCGCAACCGGCATCGTGAATTTGCGGTGCAGAGCATACGTGTCGCTGCCATCTTCGGGCTGGTGGCCTCGGGGTTGGCCGTCTTGACGGGCGACGGTTCGGCGTATAACGTGGCGCAGTTTCAGCCCATGAAGCTGGCCGCCATGGAGGGCCTGTATAAGGGCACGAACGGTGCGGGGTTGGTGGCCGTGGGCATACTGAACCCGGCTAAGCAGTCGCACGCTGACAGTACGGATCCGTTCGTGATGAAGGTGGAGATCCCCTACGCGCTGTCGTATCTGGCGGAGCGAGATCTGGACGCGTTCGTGCCGGGCATCACCGACCTGATCGAGGGTGGATACACGACGCGGTCGGGCGCACGGGCGCTTTCGGTCGAGGAACGCATCGCCAGCGGACGCCTCGCCATCGCAGCGCTGGCTGACTATCGCAAGGCACTCGCGGCGAAGGATGAGGAGGCCATGCGCACCAGTCGGGCTGTGTTGGAGGAGAACTTCCCCAACTTCGGCTATGGGTATATCAAGGATCCAGCCGAGCTGATCCCGCCCGTGGGCCTGACCTTCTACGCGTTTCACGTGATGGTGGCGCTGGGTGGATACTTCGTGCTCATGTTCCTCTTGGTGCTGTGGCTCGGGCGAAAGAACCGGATCGCGTCGCACCGTTGGCTGCAGACCGTCTGCCTGTGGACCATCCCGTTGGCTTTTGTGGCCAGCCAATCCGGCTGGATCGTGGCCGAAGCGGGGCGTCAGCCGTGGGTCATCCAAGACCTGATGCCGACGACAGCCGCCGTTTCGAAGCTGCAGACCGGCTCGGTGCAGCTCACCTTCTTCCTTTTCCTCATTCTCTTCACCGTGCTGTTAGTGGCCGAGCTGCGTATCATGACGCGGGCCATCAAGCAGGGGCCGGACATGGAATCTTAA
- a CDS encoding cytochrome d ubiquinol oxidase subunit II, with amino-acid sequence MDITYSFLQHYWWLLVSLLGALLVFLMFVQGGQSLLFTVGRTERQQKLLINSIGRKWEFTFTTLVTFGGAFFASFPLFYSTSFGGAYWVWTIILLCFVLQAVSYEFQAKRGNLLGKRTYQVFLFINGVLGPLLLGTAVGTFFSGASFVVDRVQLTDIGMPVISRWATSWHGLEAALVVWNLLLGASVFFLSRVLALLYFINNIRDEEVSAACRRRLPIEAVAFLVVFLPFVGHLLMADGFAVDPATGHVFMEPHKYLNNLVQMPLVAVLFLVGVVGVLFGIGRTVLSATCTKGIWSAGAGTVLTVLALLLTAGWNNTAYYPSTVDLQSSLTIVNSSSSEFTLRTMMYVSFIIPFVLAYIFYTWRALDLHKIDQKEMQEGEHNY; translated from the coding sequence ATGGATATAACGTATAGCTTTCTTCAACACTACTGGTGGTTGCTCGTGTCGCTGCTTGGCGCGCTGTTGGTGTTCCTCATGTTCGTACAGGGCGGGCAGTCGCTGCTCTTCACCGTCGGCCGCACGGAGCGGCAACAAAAGCTGCTGATCAACTCTATCGGCCGCAAGTGGGAGTTCACGTTCACGACGCTCGTGACCTTCGGCGGCGCCTTCTTCGCCTCCTTCCCGCTGTTTTACTCCACCAGCTTCGGCGGCGCCTATTGGGTGTGGACGATCATCCTGCTGTGCTTCGTGCTGCAGGCCGTATCGTATGAGTTTCAGGCTAAGCGGGGCAACCTGCTCGGCAAACGCACGTACCAGGTGTTCCTCTTCATCAATGGAGTCCTGGGCCCGCTCTTGTTGGGAACGGCCGTGGGCACGTTCTTCAGCGGTGCCTCGTTCGTCGTGGACCGCGTGCAGCTGACAGATATCGGTATGCCGGTCATCTCGCGTTGGGCCACGTCGTGGCACGGACTCGAGGCTGCGCTCGTGGTGTGGAACCTGCTCCTTGGTGCGTCCGTCTTCTTCCTCTCCCGTGTGCTGGCGCTGCTCTATTTCATCAACAACATCCGCGACGAGGAGGTGAGCGCCGCTTGTCGTCGCCGCCTGCCCATCGAGGCGGTGGCCTTCCTGGTGGTCTTCCTGCCCTTCGTGGGTCACCTGCTCATGGCCGACGGCTTCGCGGTCGATCCGGCGACGGGCCATGTCTTCATGGAGCCGCATAAGTACCTCAACAACCTCGTGCAGATGCCGCTCGTGGCGGTGCTCTTCTTGGTCGGTGTTGTCGGTGTACTCTTCGGCATAGGTCGGACCGTTTTATCCGCCACGTGCACGAAAGGCATTTGGTCGGCTGGGGCGGGCACCGTCCTGACCGTGCTCGCGCTGCTGCTCACGGCCGGCTGGAACAACACGGCTTATTACCCCTCGACGGTCGACTTGCAGAGCTCGCTGACGATTGTCAACAGTTCGTCGAGCGAGTTCACGCTGCGGACGATGATGTACGTGTCGTTCATTATCCCCTTCGTGCTGGCTTACATCTTCTACACCTGGCGTGCGCTGGATCTGCACAAGATCGACCAGAAGGAGATGCAGGAGGGGGAGCACAACTACTAA
- a CDS encoding RNA-binding S4 domain-containing protein — MDEVRIDKWMWAVRLFKTRSLAAEACKKGRVSMGGNNVKPSRTVRVGDVIEVRKPPVTFSFRVLDLTESRMGAPLVPRFMENVTPPEQYEILEMNRISGFVDRARGLGRPTKKERRDLEQFTHPDAPDFPFFDLDEDDDGE; from the coding sequence ATGGACGAAGTCAGAATAGATAAATGGATGTGGGCCGTGCGACTCTTCAAGACGCGGTCGCTGGCGGCCGAGGCCTGCAAGAAAGGGCGCGTCTCGATGGGCGGAAACAATGTCAAGCCGTCGCGCACCGTCCGCGTGGGCGACGTCATCGAGGTGCGTAAGCCGCCTGTCACGTTCTCTTTCCGTGTGCTCGACCTCACGGAGAGCCGCATGGGTGCGCCGCTTGTGCCGCGGTTCATGGAGAACGTCACGCCGCCCGAGCAGTACGAAATTCTGGAGATGAACCGCATCTCCGGCTTTGTCGACCGCGCCCGTGGCCTGGGTCGACCCACCAAGAAGGAGCGGCGCGATCTGGAGCAATTCACGCACCCCGACGCTCCGGACTTCCCCTTCTTCGACCTCGATGAGGACGACGACGGCGAATAA
- the pth gene encoding aminoacyl-tRNA hydrolase: MKFLIVGLGNIGSEYWGTRHNIGFRVVNAVAEAASADFTEERYGAVARLRFKSAELVVLKPNTFMNLSGNAVRYWLQRESIPRERLLVVADDLSLPFGSLRLKARGSHGGHNGLRNIGELLSTDDYARLRFGIGNNFPRGRQVDYVLSPFTDDELAQMPAIVDRAVEIVRSFCLEGVDVAMNRYNRNAPGNAS; this comes from the coding sequence ATGAAATTTCTCATTGTCGGACTGGGCAACATCGGCTCCGAATACTGGGGCACGCGCCACAACATCGGCTTCCGCGTGGTCAACGCCGTGGCGGAGGCCGCCTCGGCAGACTTCACCGAGGAGCGTTACGGCGCTGTAGCCCGCCTGCGCTTCAAGAGCGCCGAGCTGGTCGTCCTCAAGCCCAATACGTTTATGAACCTCAGCGGAAACGCGGTCCGCTACTGGCTGCAACGCGAGTCCATCCCCCGCGAGCGGCTGCTGGTCGTGGCCGACGACCTCTCGCTGCCCTTCGGCAGCCTGCGCCTCAAGGCGCGCGGCAGTCACGGCGGGCACAACGGCCTGCGCAACATCGGCGAACTGCTCTCCACGGATGACTACGCCCGCCTACGCTTCGGCATCGGCAACAACTTCCCTCGCGGACGGCAGGTGGACTATGTGCTCAGCCCCTTCACGGACGACGAGCTCGCCCAGATGCCCGCCATCGTCGACCGGGCCGTGGAGATCGTGCGCAGCTTCTGCCTCGAGGGCGTGGATGTGGCGATGAATCGATATAACCGCAACGCACCCGGGAATGCCTCATAA
- a CDS encoding 50S ribosomal protein L25/general stress protein Ctc, with product MKTFNLNCTPREDLGKKATKALRKQGLIPAVLYGNEPVKLPYEGTLKPGEKLVEIEGGMGIIVTDFTVSFDGVRKLIYTPDIHLVEIDWEDGRRNRAILKDIQFHPVTDAILHLDFLEVFGDKPIVMNVPVELVGHAKGVKAGGKLNHAMRRLKVKGHAEQIPEKLVVNVDKLELGQVIKVGELTFENVEVMSPKNAVVCAVKMTRAAQSAAGAQTFDEEGEEHTEGEEAPAAE from the coding sequence ATGAAGACATTCAATTTGAACTGCACGCCGCGGGAAGACCTCGGCAAGAAAGCAACCAAGGCGTTGCGCAAACAAGGACTGATCCCCGCCGTACTCTACGGCAACGAACCGGTGAAGCTGCCCTACGAAGGCACGCTCAAGCCGGGTGAAAAGCTGGTTGAGATCGAAGGTGGCATGGGCATTATCGTAACGGATTTCACGGTCTCGTTCGACGGTGTCCGCAAGCTGATCTACACGCCAGACATCCACCTCGTAGAGATCGACTGGGAAGATGGACGCCGCAACCGCGCCATCTTGAAGGACATCCAGTTCCACCCCGTGACGGACGCCATCCTGCACCTGGACTTCCTCGAGGTATTCGGCGACAAGCCGATCGTGATGAACGTGCCCGTTGAGCTGGTGGGCCACGCCAAGGGTGTGAAAGCCGGTGGTAAGCTCAACCACGCTATGCGTCGCCTGAAGGTGAAAGGTCATGCGGAGCAGATCCCGGAGAAGCTCGTGGTCAATGTAGACAAGCTGGAGCTGGGACAGGTGATCAAGGTCGGCGAGCTGACCTTCGAGAACGTGGAAGTGATGAGTCCGAAGAACGCTGTGGTTTGCGCCGTGAAGATGACGCGTGCCGCTCAGAGTGCCGCCGGTGCACAGACCTTCGACGAAGAGGGCGAAGAGCATACCGAGGGCGAAGAGGCTCCGGCAGCCGAATAA